In the Besnoitia besnoiti strain Bb-Ger1 chromosome IX, whole genome shotgun sequence genome, TGGGGATCACGCCAAGGGCTGCCCTTCCTCAGGCACGCAGGATGGCATGCGCTCGGTGATCGAAAGACAAGAGCCCCTGAGAGAAGGGGTTACCTACGCCAGTCAACACACAGCGTGTCCATTGCTAGACCGCCTCACCGtggcgggcagcgcggctTGACACCGTCCGTTTGTCGCCCTCGAAGAGTGGAATCTCCTTCGCTTGCACTATGGGGGGGGGGCCTCGCGTCATACTCTTCATTGAAcagcctgtctctctgcttaCGAAATCTCCAAAACGCGTGAGCTCTTTCTCTACGCTGACAGCTGCCGCCCGCGTGtgcgaagcggagaaaagCGATGCGCAGGATCACGCGCGGCTAAAAGACGAAAAACAGCTGCCATGGGCAACGGCGCCGGCTCACAGCTGCCTGGGCCCCTCCGCGATTGCCTGTTTGAGCCGCGTGTGGCGTATGTGATGAGGAGGGGGGCTGCGCGAGTGACTAACGCCGTTTTCTAAGAAtgcgcttctctctgcgatGCGAGCCAGACCCTGAATGAACGGAGTGTCGCTATTCCTACCGCCGCGCTtcgagcggcgccagcgtAGGTTTCCCGCCTGCCAGGCTGCgggtctctctgcggcgccgtgcTGTcgagtctcttctgcgtgtaATTCTGCTACTGTGCGTAAAGGAGCTGGGCGTGTTTTGCGAACGTCTCGTTTCCGGTTTTTAGGTGCTAAGTAGACCATGCTGTGCCGCCCACGCTCCGTAACAGGGCCTTGTCGGCGCCTCCTGGGCAGTGCAGTAGTCAAGCACCACGACAGCGTGGCGTGCTGCCGTTGTCCAGGTCTTGCCAGTGCGCAcaggcggcggggcgagcgACAGATAGGAGGGGCTAGCCGCGCATGTGGCTGTCCTGTGGAAGACCGGAGGCCAGCCAgtgcggccgcgacggcagctCGACGGATTTGCTGCTGCAGTCCGGGGCAGTCGCCACAGTCGCCAATGAGTCAGGAGGCAGCATGGCAGGACGAGAGCTGCGGGGCCGTCTCACTTCAATTTCTTGTGATTTCCCAGTCAAAGCCTGACTTCTTTCGACACTTTGGACACGCCGCGATACTACGCCGATGCTCACGCACGAGTGCCCGCGAAAAAGAAAGCTACTGACGTCTTTTCTTGTGTTTGAAAACAACGCATTCTCCGCATCAGCTTCTTGGTGCGCCTGTTTGAAGGAGGACGTAAACCAGCACGAGAGCGCGCCTCGGGGAGCTCCAACGAGAGACTTCGCTTCGTGCGCGAACCTCCATTTTCCTGCTTTTCCGCTTCTCGTCCAAAATGGCGCAACAGCCCGCTGCCGGTGAGGAAAGGAATGGGAGGAAAAGACGCTTCGTGTTGCCGGGGGTCGTGGTGTGTTGTGGTCCAAGGGGATGCTGTGTCGCGGGCGGGCTTCACTTTTTCCGTGGTGTGTCGTGCCTTCCTCGCTTTGTTCGGGGAGACGCGAGCCTCCCCTCTCCGAACCCTCCTCTCCTTATTCGCCCAGTCCTTCATGATAGGTGTCGCGCAGTCCAAATACCGCTGCATCGTTCCCTCTCGTAGGAAGCCGCGACAGCATCCGCACTCGCAGGAGCCTCATGGATTACCTCATGGGGAACAGTCCTGTGGAGACGGCAACCCTGCGTGGACGTGGAACCCGTGTGTAGAGGCGGCCGATGCTGTGCCGTCGTTTGATCTGCGTTTGATGCCGACGCTCTGTCCAAAACTCTTCTTTGCAGCTCGCTCACACCAGGAACTGCCTGTCAGTGCACCAGGGCAGTACGTGTCCACAGGCCCTGCATTCTGGTCGTACCACTAtgacgcgacgccggcgaggcgccagggTCACCCCGAGGCCGTCTCAACGCCGCCGTCCCTCGATGAGCCTTCCCAAGAGCACATGAACGCAGTTCTTGCGCACGCCCTCTACAACAGTATTCGAGAAAACTACTCGTATATCCTCAGGGTACGGAGACCGCCCACGACAACGAGAGCGGTGCCccccgcgcggtcgcgcgcgtggGAACAGGTTCAGGCGAATTGTGGGGTGGGCGTCTTAAACCCTAAAGCCAGTGTGACCTAGCCTCGATGGCCAGCGTAGAGGGATAGAGTTTTcggctgctgcagttcgCGGAACTCTCGTGCTTCCCACTCCGTCGATAGATTGGCTGCTTCACGCTTCATGCATATGAACGGTG is a window encoding:
- a CDS encoding hypothetical protein (encoded by transcript BESB_013490), whose translation is MAQQPAAARSHQELPVSAPGQYVSTGPAFWSYHYDATPARRQGHPEAVSTPPSLDEPSQEHMNAVLAHALYNSIRENYSYILRTQYNYGFDKDGNVWAAQGYTPVSFAPERTKARML